The DNA window gttttttaaaaacaccTTTTGTCAACAAAAGGTAAGAAACTcgaggaaaaaataaaagaccCATAGGAAGGAAAAAGTGGATCTGCCTTCAAAGTATCTTCACATAAAAAgattttttcccttttttctgAACCCTCTTTGAATGTATTTTgattaaaagaaatagattgctttttattataataatcaaAAATAGTCATATGTGGGAAATTAATTGAcgaaggaataaaaaaaataaaaggaggatctaatttaaattttctgtTCATTAATAATGGTGTAGTACATTTAGTAAGACATATTTCacactttctttttttatttttttcttttaaatataattcaatatatttattttgaacaTCATCAAAGgttcttttcattttccaCGATATATATAACCATGGGTCTCCAAAATCTAcatcataataatttaaataataagcTAACTGTTCTTCATGTTCTTTTGACCAGGGTTTATTCTCATTTTCTAAAGGTGGAGCTTGAAAGTTTTTAACAAAGTCATCATACGAATCTTCAGGATATAAACCATATTTACACTTATTTACATACTTCCATATTTTTCTCCTCTGTTCATTTGTTATACATcctatattaaataattcttttggTGTTACTGTAATAAAATCTTTCCAACTcttaaaacatttttctatttcatcAATATTCTCACCTATGtctatattttctaaaaaagtTCTAACGTCCCAATTTTTGGGTGCCTCACTTGCACAGCTTTTTAAAAGTTCccgtttttccttttctatttcttctaTCTTCTGTCTCCTCAAGTGTTGCCTGAAAAGTTTTAAGTCGAAGAATCTCCTCTTCTTCTTGAGTAGCGGGCCTACAAATTGGTGAGAAAAAGAGGGAAAAAAAGAGGGAAAAAAAGgtagaaaagaaaaacgtgaaagaagtggaagaagtggaagaaATGGAAGAAGTGGAATATGtgaaagaaaaacaaaataaacaaaatggagaaataaataaaataaagaaatttttttttttttttttttaaataaattgtgAGCATTAAGAAAATCTAAAAAATTCTCCAAATGCACATTTACAAACATTCGCTTCAAATTTTGGTGCTCAGTTTTGTCTATGTTGTGTTTTCAACTTTCGTCTATTCGCTTTTACGCACTTTcggtactttttttttttttttcttctttttgtttattctCTTGACAGTTTTCGAACATTCTATCCAAGCAGAGAATTTCTATTACCTGTGTCATCCGAGCTCCTACGAAGTGCTGATGTGTGTACTAGTCTAGCGTTCTTAAAAgttcttattaatattttattcattaaaaaaaaaaaaaagatgctACAGGTATCTTTGTGCAATTTTTGaacatacaaaaatatatatgcacacaactcataacaaatattttttttactttttcggATACTCAAATATTTctacaaatttattataattaaatactaGTGAAAAACGAACAATTTCGTTATGCAAAACACAAGTTGGGTTTAGGTGAacgtttctttttttttttttttttttttttatagttcttcatatatataaatttacaagGCCCaacattttacatttactAGTTTACGTGTATTTGCATATGTAagcctatatatatacatatagatagcatatatatatatatatacatacgttatttctttcttttggggttatgataaaaattaaatcatGATTCAAAGTTTGCTGTGAGTTAAAACACGAATATCTTAGAAGCACAATTTACTATTTAGGAAAGCACTAAACTAGTATCACCATTTGATAACAATCCGTTTTGTAATCACTTCTTTAACTTCGACAGTGCACGATTTCTTTCAtggaatttaaaaaattctttcaattattttcacacacaaaagaaaaatgaaacgATACAAAATGTGACAAAACGTAATGTAGCAAAGCCTATACTGTATATGACTTTTTCGtcaacaaaattttatttgcttggtgtattttttttttttttaagaaggAAAATGCAAGAGAAAATGTGTTTATCCTatagtaaaatttttgaacTCCCCTTAcgaatttaatttt is part of the Plasmodium malariae genome assembly, chromosome: 14 genome and encodes:
- the PmUG01_14026500 gene encoding conserved Plasmodium protein, unknown function gives rise to the protein MNKILIRTFKNARLVHTSALRRSSDDTGPLLKKKRRFFDLKLFRQHLRRQKIEEIEKEKRELLKSCASEAPKNWDVRTFLENIDIGENIDEIEKCFKSWKDFITVTPKELFNIGCITNEQRRKIWKYVNKCKYGLYPEDSYDDFVKNFQAPPLENENKPWSKEHEEQLAYYLNYYDVDFGDPWLYISWKMKRTFDDVQNKYIELYLKEKNKKRKCEICLTKCTTPLLMNRKFKLDPPFIFFIPSSINFPHMTIFDYYNKKQSISFNQNTFKEGSEKREKIFLCEDTLKADPLFPSYGSFIFSSSFLPFVDKRCF